The following proteins come from a genomic window of Sorex araneus isolate mSorAra2 chromosome 1, mSorAra2.pri, whole genome shotgun sequence:
- the MEDAG gene encoding mesenteric estrogen-dependent adipogenesis protein, with amino-acid sequence MATTASAPPARPSLTSISSGELRSLWTCDCELGLLPLAQLLRLQPGAFQLRGDQLVVPGLREPTAASGGFNVFSDGLVRLDGQTYRLSSYIKRYVELTNYCDYKDYRETILSKPMLFFINVQTKKDSTKERTYAFLVNTRHPKIRRQIEQGMDMVISSVIGESYRLQFDFQEVVKNFFPSGHEVVNGENLSFAYEFKADALFDFFYWFGLSNSTVKVNGKVLNLSSTSPEKKETIKLFLDKMSEPLIRRSSFSGRKFSVTSRGSIDDVFNCNLSPRSSLTEPLLAEFPFPSVLESDETPNQFV; translated from the exons ATGGCCACGACGGCGagcgcgccgcccgcccggccgaGCCTCACCTCCATCTCGTCGGGGGAGCTGCGCAGCCTGTGGACCTGCGACTGCGAGCTGGGGCTCCTGCCGCTGGCGCAGCTGCTGCGCCTGCAGCCCGGCGCCTTCCAGCTGCGGGGCGACCAGCTCGTGGTGCCGGGCCTCCGGGAGCCCACGGCGGCCAGCGGGGGCTTCAACGTCTTCAGCGACGGCCTCGTGCGCCTCGACGGCCAGACCTACCGCCTCAGCAGCTACATCAAGAG ATATGTGGAACTGACCAACTACTGCGATTATAAAGACTACAGAGAAACTATATTGAGCAAACCTATGCTGTTCTTCATTAATGTTCAGACCAAAAAAGACAGCACAAAAG AAAGGACATACGCGTTTCTTGTGAATACAAGGCACCCCAAGATAAGAAGACAGATAGAGCAGGGGATGGACATGGTCATTTCCTCTGTGATCGGAGAAAGCTACCGGCTCCAG TTTGATTTTCAAGAGGTAGTAAAGAATTTTTTCCCTTCAGGACATGAGGTGGTTAATGGAGAAAATTTAAGCTTTGCCTACGAGTTCAAAGCTGATGCCTTATTTGATTTCTTCTATTGGTTTGGGCTCAGCAATTCCACTGTCAAAGTGAACGGAAAGGTTTTGAACTTGTCAAGTACAAGTCCAGAAAAGAAGGAGACAATTAAATTATTTCTGGACAAAATGAGTGAACCACTAATCCGAAGGAGCAGTTTCTCGGGCCGGAAATTCAGTGTGACTTCCAGAG GTTCAATAGATGACGTTTTCAACTGCAATCTGTCACCCAGATCATCTCTGACAGAGCCTCTCTTGGCAGAGTTTCCATTTCCAAGTGTTCTGGAATCGGATGAGACACCCAACCAATTTGTCTGA